In Pseudomonadota bacterium, the genomic stretch AATCGAGCCGTACAACGCCCCAGGATACAGGCGTGACCGCCCCGGAGACGGGGAGGGCAGCGAGCACCCCATGCATGCAGGCCCGTACCAACCCGCATCCGAGCTCACTCGCCGGTTGGCGCGCAGCCCAACAGCGTGGCCGCTCGAGCGTTTCGTAGGCTCAGAACGCCGCTTGCAGCTGGACGCGCAGGCGAGTGTTTTGGCCCGCTTTGCTGCCCTGATTCCACAGCTGAAACAAGTCCGCCTGAACCTTCAGGGGATGCTGTGCAAAGTAGTGGCCCACCACGACGCCGAGCTCGTTCTTGCCCTTGAGCACGGATGAGCGTCCGCGGGGACGGGTCATGCCGTAGCGAGCCCCGAACTCGAGGGCCGTGTAGGGCAGCAGGTAGCCTCCCTGCAGCATCCAGCCGTAGCCGTCGGACAGGTCCTCGCCGCCGCGGCCTTTGCGTACATAGAAATCGCTCAGCACGCACAGCCCGGCGAACTTGAACAACAGGTCGGCGTTGGCATTGTGGTAGTTCACCTGCTGCTTGGGCGTGCTTCCGAGGATTCCTCGACTTCCCGGTGCGTTCCGCAGGTAGGCGTAACCGGCACCGATGGAGAGCCTCGGCCTGAAGCTGCGCTCGAAGTCGGCCTCGGAATAGTCCTTGAACATCCCGAACGGCAAGACTTCGATACGCCCGAGCGCCATCAAGCCGAGGTCGCCCGCTCCGCGCGTCTTGTTCGAAGTGTTGCGACCCTCTCCAATGTAAACGCCGGCATAGTACTTGAGCACTCCGAGGCCGAGAAAGTCCTTGGACCGAAAATCAAGACCCAGGTCTCGATCCAGCGTGAACTCGGCATTGGTGACGGCGCGATCCACGAACTGCAGGTTGCCCGAGGAAACGACGCGCTGGCGGCTGTAGGGAATCTTGTACTGGCCCACGCGCAGCGTCAGGTCTCGCAGATGATCGAACGTCACGTACCAATCGAGCAGCGGGGTGGTACCCACCACGTTGGCAGCGCTGTTCGTGTTGTCGGAGAGCGCGATCGGCTGGCGTGCCATGTCGCGCGGCGCGACGGCGAACTCGACTTTGAACGTGTTGTGCTTTCCCCAGAAGTTGCCAAGAAACTGCAGGCGCGCGCGGCGGATCTGAAACGCCTGCCGGTCCTCGGCACCGCTTACCGACTCGTAGTCGTATAGGAACTGTGCTCGCAAGCGCGTTATGAGTGCGAACCGACCGTCCCCGGTCTTGACCTCGAGCCCCTTGCCCGGCCGGAAACGCATGCTAGCAGGCGCTGCCGCGTGGTTTCGGACGAGCTCGCTCTCCCAGGCCGGTACGAGGTCGTTGCGTTCTTCCGGAGCGGTGCTCGGTTGGGAAACAACACGCTGCGGCGAAGCACCAAGCTGGTCGACACCGTGCCGAGCGACACCATACCGAGTGTCAGCACCTTGTTCGGCCCTTGCGAAGAACTGCTGGGCCTTTGCGGAAGGCGCTCCCGCGGTCAAGAACAAGAGCAACGCGGCGGCATGCGCACGCGCAGGGCTCCCGTTGACTTTGCGAACCTTCGATTGCGTCAGTCGTAGCGGCATGGTTGCTTCCTATGCACCTTGCGGGGCGGTGTACTATTCGCTCCCTGGGTAGAGCGACCGCGTAACCTTGGCGGCGAGTCAGTCGCTACTATTCATCGATCGCCGGCGTCACGGGCAAGCGACAGCGTTGTGGCATCGAGGTGACATCAGGAATGGTCCTGGAGCATGTGTCACAGCCGAGCGGCAGCCCTGTGGCATCGAGGTGACAGGTTTGGCGTCTTCAGCCCGAATCTGGCGAAACCGGCCAATCGCTGATCGAGGGTGCTGGGCGCTCGCCGGGTCATCAAGCCGGACGGCCGCCAAGCCGGCCGGCTTCCAGCCACGGGTCGCGAGCGCAGCGCATCAACCACTCGAACATGGTCGAACAAGAGCCCGAGGAATGCCTCCCGAAGCTTGAACGTTGAACGAGGACGAGCTAGTTCACGATGCGGAAGTCGACGTATTCGCCGGTGTAGCTTCGCCAGTACGTTTCGACCTGATCGACCCTGGCTGTCGAGGGACCGCGCTGGGTCCAGGCGAGCAGGTCCTTGACCTGGTCCTCCTCGCCTTCGGCCATCACCTCCACTGCACCATCGGAACGGTTGCGCACCCATCCCGTGAGGCCGAGTCGCTTGGCCTCGCGCTGCGCGGAGGCGCGGAAGAACACGCCCTGGACCCGTCCCCGAACCACTACTCGTATGCGTTTCTGTGCCATCGTTGTCTCGTTGTTCGCAGCTGGGGCCCGGCGCAGCAGCCATGGCAGCGCGGGGCTTGCGTGCCCGAGCACGATCCGCTACGACCCCGCGCGTTGCATGGGCCTGAGCCTGGCTCTCCGGGGCCGAAGGGTGGCCCGCCAGTGTAGGGCACTCACTCACCAACCAGCCACAAGCTGAATAGCAGCCATGAAGCCAGGCATCCATCCCGAATACCAACAGTCCGTTATCACCTGCGCGTGTGGGGCGCGCTACGAGACCCGCTCGACGCGCGGTTCGTTCACCGTCGACCTATGCGCTCAGTGCCATCCCTTCTACACGGGACAGCAGCGTGTCGTGGATTCCGCCGGTCGCATCGATCGCTTTCGCAGGAAATACGCCAAAAAGGCGGACACGAAACGCAAGAAACCGACTGACACCTCTTAGGGCCGTCCAAGAATAACCGGTCGAGACCGGCCGCGCAGCGTGGAGGCGATTCGTCCCCGGATGCGACCCCCACCTTGGTGCGGTATACTGATCCGTCATGACGGAAGGCGCTGCGAAGTACATAGGTGGGCAGGCCGTCATCGAGGGGGTAATGATGCGGTCGTCCTGCGGCCTTTCGGTGGCCGTGCGCCGGCCGAACGGCGACATCGCAGTCAGCGACAAACCGCTGGTCGATCGTTGGGAAAGCTCGAGGCTCTGGAGGCTGCCGGGCTTTCGAGGCGTCGCCGCCCTGATCAGCTCGGTTTCGGACGGTTTCAGCGCGCTGCGCTTCTCGGCAGAACAGCAGCTCGATGAGGCGGAGCGCAAGCAGGAAGCGCAGGCATCGACCAAGGGCGCGTTCGTCGTATCGACCTTGATCGCGCTGCTTGTCTTCATCGCGCTGCCTCAGCTGATGACGGCCGGAGCGGCGAGCTTCATGGGCACTGAGCTCGCGGTTCAAGACTGGCGCTTTCACCTGATCACGGGTGGCTTCAAGCTGCTGCTGCTGGCGGGTTATCTTTGTCTAATCGGACAGATCCCCGACGTGCGCCGCGTGTTCCAGTACCATGGTGCGGAGCACAAGACGATCTATGCGTACGAGCAGGGTTTCGAGCTGACCGTGGACAACGTACAGCGCCAGTCCAAGCTGCATCCGCGTTGCGGAACGACGTTTCTGATCGTGGTGATCGTCATCTCGATCGTGCTCGGCTCGCTGGCGACCCCGTTGTTGCTTCCCGGCGCCCAGGGGGTGAGCGGCCAGCTGTTGACGCTGGCGCTGCGACTGGCGCTGCTGCCGATCGTGGCGGGGATGTCGTACGAGCTTCAGCGCTGGCTGGCGCGGCAGCCTGATTCGGGCCTGCTCGGCGTGCTGCTCTGGCCTGGATACGCGTTTCAGCTCATCACTACGAGGGAGCCAGACGACACCCAGGTCGAGATCGCGATCGCAGCCATGCAGACCGCTATTTGGCGCGAAACCGTGGGCAGGGAGGTGCCAGAAGGCGAGCCGCTCGTGTTCCGCGGGTTCGAGGCCTTCAACAAGGCGCTGCCCTCGCTGCGCCCCCTAGCAGCGGCTGCATAGCAGGTCTTGCTTCCCAACGAAAAACTCGAATCGCTGCGCTCGCGCTACCTGGAGCTCGAGGATCTGCTGTGCCAGCAGCACGTGTTGTCCAACGCCAAGCAGTACACGACCATCAACCGAGAGCGAGCCGAGCTCGAGCCGGTGGTCGAGGCGTACGCGCGCTACTGCGAGCTGCAGCAGCGGCTCGAGGAAGACCGGGAGCACATCAACGATCCCGAGCTTCGGCCTATGGTCTTGGCAGAGATCCCGGAGCTCGAGGCCGGGCTCGCAGAGCTCGAACGACAGCTTTCGGTGCTGCTGCTGCCTCGGGATCCCAACGATGCGCGTAACACCGTGCTCGAGATCCGCAGCGGCACGGGGGGCGAGGAGGCCGCCCTTTTCGCCGCCGACCTGTTTCGCATGTACTCGCGCTACGCCGAGAGCCGCAGGTGGAAACTCGAAGTGCTATCGGCCAGCACCGCCGATGCGGGCGGATTCAAGGAGATCGTGGCCTTGGTCAGCGGGGAGCGCGTGTACTCGCACCTGCGGTTCGAAGGTGGCGTGCATCGGGTGCAGCGGGTGCCAACTACAGAAACCCAGGGCAGGATACACACCTCGACAGCTACGGTCGCGGTGCTGCCGGAAGCAGACGAGGTCGACGTCGGCATCGATGACGCGGACCTGGAGGTCAGCATAGCGGCCGCCAGCGGGCCTGGTGGACAGGGAGTGAACACGACCAACTCCGCGGTGCA encodes the following:
- a CDS encoding OprO/OprP family phosphate-selective porin — its product is MPLRLTQSKVRKVNGSPARAHAAALLLFLTAGAPSAKAQQFFARAEQGADTRYGVARHGVDQLGASPQRVVSQPSTAPEERNDLVPAWESELVRNHAAAPASMRFRPGKGLEVKTGDGRFALITRLRAQFLYDYESVSGAEDRQAFQIRRARLQFLGNFWGKHNTFKVEFAVAPRDMARQPIALSDNTNSAANVVGTTPLLDWYVTFDHLRDLTLRVGQYKIPYSRQRVVSSGNLQFVDRAVTNAEFTLDRDLGLDFRSKDFLGLGVLKYYAGVYIGEGRNTSNKTRGAGDLGLMALGRIEVLPFGMFKDYSEADFERSFRPRLSIGAGYAYLRNAPGSRGILGSTPKQQVNYHNANADLLFKFAGLCVLSDFYVRKGRGGEDLSDGYGWMLQGGYLLPYTALEFGARYGMTRPRGRSSVLKGKNELGVVVGHYFAQHPLKVQADLFQLWNQGSKAGQNTRLRVQLQAAF
- the yccX gene encoding acylphosphatase, whose amino-acid sequence is MAQKRIRVVVRGRVQGVFFRASAQREAKRLGLTGWVRNRSDGAVEVMAEGEEDQVKDLLAWTQRGPSTARVDQVETYWRSYTGEYVDFRIVN
- the rpmE gene encoding 50S ribosomal protein L31, translated to MKPGIHPEYQQSVITCACGARYETRSTRGSFTVDLCAQCHPFYTGQQRVVDSAGRIDRFRRKYAKKADTKRKKPTDTS
- a CDS encoding DUF1385 domain-containing protein produces the protein MTEGAAKYIGGQAVIEGVMMRSSCGLSVAVRRPNGDIAVSDKPLVDRWESSRLWRLPGFRGVAALISSVSDGFSALRFSAEQQLDEAERKQEAQASTKGAFVVSTLIALLVFIALPQLMTAGAASFMGTELAVQDWRFHLITGGFKLLLLAGYLCLIGQIPDVRRVFQYHGAEHKTIYAYEQGFELTVDNVQRQSKLHPRCGTTFLIVVIVISIVLGSLATPLLLPGAQGVSGQLLTLALRLALLPIVAGMSYELQRWLARQPDSGLLGVLLWPGYAFQLITTREPDDTQVEIAIAAMQTAIWRETVGREVPEGEPLVFRGFEAFNKALPSLRPLAAAA
- the prfA gene encoding peptide chain release factor 1, which codes for MLPNEKLESLRSRYLELEDLLCQQHVLSNAKQYTTINRERAELEPVVEAYARYCELQQRLEEDREHINDPELRPMVLAEIPELEAGLAELERQLSVLLLPRDPNDARNTVLEIRSGTGGEEAALFAADLFRMYSRYAESRRWKLEVLSASTADAGGFKEIVALVSGERVYSHLRFEGGVHRVQRVPTTETQGRIHTSTATVAVLPEADEVDVGIDDADLEVSIAAASGPGGQGVNTTNSAVQILHVPTGIIVRCQDERSQIKNKARALKILRARLLERQQRAQHEAVAEERRGMVGTGERSEKIRTYNYPQNRVTDHRLGLTLHKLDDIVDGDLDQLLIPLRTDHQAALLQAQVGDLR